A window of the Sandaracinaceae bacterium genome harbors these coding sequences:
- the sppA gene encoding signal peptide peptidase SppA — protein sequence MSTEPDRDESGGLGEVEVRELLLHGPPAEGPARSGLGGGGHATMRQVLAQLRLVEQQDSARGLFLRLGPMGGAWGTVADLAEAIARVREAGKPVHCHFDSLDNAGFALAAGSCDRLSMTPAGHLDLVGVAAQVFYARELLESVGVRAEVIAMGRFKSAGDVFTETDMPAAAREATGALLDDVNAALVDAVARRFEGDVGRAAAAIDAGPYGAEAARAAGLVDAVAFDDEAREHARVAGDVAKVRRLELPIQRQEGLGRLLQLVAGGDDAEAVAGPHVAIVHVTGHIVDGETASGANAVSGPFVTEVRRLADDDDVRAVVLRIDSPGGSALASDRMWHAVRRLAGRKPVVASLGDVAASGGYYIASAAREIYAQPASIVGSIGVIGGKADASGLFERLGVRPVVITRGARAAWMTTTRGLTEDERGAVTALLRSAYERFLRRVGSSRDMPRADVHAVAQGRVMSGVAGHRAGLVDTLGGFTAALQRARELAELPADAPTEEWPREAGVLEALSTLAGAQSREAASYALWLEIAGRISPRVADVGAAPLLLCDDPVLAAAPYSIEVR from the coding sequence GTGTCGACCGAGCCCGACCGCGACGAGTCCGGCGGCCTGGGGGAAGTCGAGGTGCGCGAACTGCTGCTCCACGGTCCTCCCGCCGAGGGGCCCGCGCGCTCCGGCCTCGGCGGGGGAGGTCACGCCACCATGCGCCAGGTGCTCGCCCAGCTGCGGCTCGTCGAGCAGCAAGACAGCGCGCGCGGGCTGTTTCTGCGTCTCGGTCCAATGGGGGGGGCGTGGGGCACCGTCGCCGACCTGGCCGAAGCCATCGCGAGAGTGCGGGAAGCCGGGAAGCCGGTACACTGTCACTTCGACAGCCTCGACAACGCAGGCTTCGCGCTGGCGGCGGGGTCGTGTGACCGGCTGAGCATGACCCCCGCGGGCCACCTCGACCTGGTCGGGGTCGCCGCTCAGGTGTTCTACGCGCGTGAGCTGCTCGAGAGCGTGGGCGTGCGCGCCGAGGTCATCGCGATGGGTCGCTTCAAGAGCGCTGGCGACGTCTTCACGGAGACCGACATGCCCGCCGCCGCGCGCGAGGCGACCGGGGCGCTGCTCGACGACGTCAACGCGGCGTTGGTCGACGCGGTCGCGCGACGCTTCGAGGGAGACGTGGGCAGGGCAGCAGCGGCGATCGACGCGGGACCCTACGGCGCGGAGGCCGCGCGCGCTGCGGGGCTGGTGGACGCGGTGGCCTTCGACGATGAGGCGCGCGAGCACGCGCGCGTCGCAGGGGACGTGGCGAAGGTTCGCAGGCTGGAGCTGCCCATCCAACGCCAAGAGGGGCTCGGCCGGCTGCTGCAGCTGGTGGCAGGCGGCGACGACGCGGAGGCGGTGGCAGGGCCGCACGTGGCGATCGTGCATGTGACCGGCCACATCGTGGACGGCGAGACCGCAAGCGGCGCCAACGCCGTCAGCGGGCCGTTCGTGACCGAGGTGCGCCGGCTGGCGGACGACGACGACGTCCGCGCCGTGGTGTTGCGCATCGACTCCCCAGGGGGCTCCGCGCTGGCCAGTGACCGGATGTGGCACGCTGTACGGCGCCTCGCTGGGCGCAAGCCCGTGGTGGCGTCGTTGGGGGACGTGGCGGCCAGCGGCGGCTACTACATCGCCAGCGCTGCGCGTGAGATCTATGCGCAACCCGCGTCCATCGTGGGCTCGATCGGCGTCATCGGCGGCAAGGCGGACGCCTCGGGGCTGTTCGAGCGGCTCGGCGTGCGGCCAGTGGTCATCACGCGCGGCGCGCGCGCGGCGTGGATGACGACCACCCGCGGCCTCACGGAAGACGAGCGTGGCGCGGTCACCGCCCTCTTGCGTTCCGCGTACGAGCGCTTCCTGCGTCGGGTCGGGAGCTCGCGCGACATGCCGCGCGCGGACGTCCACGCGGTCGCGCAGGGCAGGGTGATGAGCGGCGTCGCGGGTCACCGGGCTGGGTTGGTCGACACGCTCGGAGGCTTCACCGCAGCCCTGCAGCGTGCCCGCGAGCTGGCCGAGCTGCCCGCCGACGCTCCGACCGAAGAGTGGCCGCGCGAAGCGGGCGTCCTCGAGGCGCTCTCCACCTTGGCAGGCGCGCAGAGTCGAGAGGCCGCGTCGTACGCCCTCTGGTTGGAGATCGCGGGACGCATCTCGCCGCGGGTGGCAGACGTGGGCGCGGCTCCGTTGCTGCTCTGCGACGACCCCGTGCTGGCGGCTGCACCCTACAGCATCGAGGTGCGCTGA
- a CDS encoding thiamine phosphate synthase — MSGGAGPNTERTSVGPSRPAPANLLPRLMLVTDQDAEDPLTPLVRALTGEHVDATRVLVQVRLARWDGVARRAACQALSDTGAAVVVNDDPALARELNLGVHLPERAGTVYAARAELSPHALVGRSCHDAEGLARAEEEGATYVTLGPVGAVPHKGAGRGVAWLTRLAQHTSLPVLALGGVSLQDVRPLRDGGVYGVAVMRAVPGAADPAELVRTLLDLTR; from the coding sequence AGCGAACTTCGGTGGGCCCCTCACGCCCTGCGCCAGCGAACCTGCTGCCGCGCCTGATGCTGGTCACGGACCAGGACGCCGAAGATCCGCTGACGCCGCTCGTGCGCGCCCTCACTGGCGAGCACGTGGACGCGACGCGCGTGCTGGTGCAAGTGCGGCTGGCGCGCTGGGATGGGGTGGCACGGCGCGCGGCCTGCCAGGCCCTGAGCGACACTGGCGCCGCCGTGGTGGTCAACGACGATCCGGCGCTAGCCCGTGAGCTGAACCTTGGCGTGCACCTGCCGGAGCGGGCGGGTACGGTGTACGCGGCACGCGCCGAGCTCAGTCCGCACGCGCTGGTCGGCCGCTCCTGCCACGACGCCGAGGGCCTTGCGCGCGCGGAGGAGGAGGGGGCCACCTACGTGACGCTCGGGCCCGTGGGCGCCGTCCCCCACAAGGGCGCGGGCCGCGGCGTCGCGTGGCTGACGCGGCTCGCGCAGCACACCAGCCTGCCCGTCCTGGCGCTCGGAGGGGTCTCGCTGCAGGACGTGCGCCCGCTGCGCGACGGGGGCGTCTACGGCGTGGCGGTGATGCGGGCCGTCCCCGGCGCCGCGGATCCGGCCGAGCTGGTTCGGACGCTGTTGGACCTCACTCGCTGA